In Streptobacillus felis, a single genomic region encodes these proteins:
- the gltS gene encoding sodium/glutamate symporter: MKYILEFDMIQTVGIAVIFLIIGIKLKKRVSFFQKYCIPNPVIGGIIFSIIALILRYLNIVEFNFDTTLQNFFMIMFFTSIGFNASFSLLKKGGIKLALFLFVAVLLILFQNTIAIIIGKVLNIHPLIALMTGSTPMTGGHGTSIAISENIPMDGLKTIAIAAATFGTIVGSLIGPPLAKQLIQKYNLKSSDIAEDNKNDNDEIHELDEERFAKAFFILLLSMSIGTILNYWLKKIGLKMPVYIGPMFIAAIIRNLSDILYKEIPMKEIQILESISLNLFLSVALISLKLWQLFDLAGPLAILLLAQVITAYLFVRFITFNIMGSNFDAAIISAGHLGFGMGATPNALANMKSVNDEFGYSKLAFLVVPIVGSLFIDFFNISIITMFIHYFS, encoded by the coding sequence ATGAAATATATATTAGAATTTGATATGATACAAACAGTTGGAATAGCTGTTATATTCTTAATTATTGGTATAAAACTTAAAAAAAGAGTAAGTTTTTTTCAAAAATATTGCATACCTAATCCTGTTATTGGTGGTATAATATTTTCTATTATAGCATTAATACTAAGATATTTAAATATAGTTGAATTTAATTTCGATACTACTTTACAAAATTTCTTTATGATAATGTTTTTCACTAGTATAGGTTTTAATGCAAGTTTTTCTTTATTAAAAAAAGGTGGAATAAAATTAGCTTTATTTCTATTCGTTGCAGTACTACTAATATTATTCCAAAATACTATTGCTATAATTATAGGTAAAGTATTAAATATACATCCATTAATAGCTTTAATGACAGGTTCAACTCCAATGACTGGTGGACACGGCACTTCAATAGCTATATCTGAAAACATACCTATGGATGGTTTAAAAACAATAGCAATAGCTGCTGCTACATTCGGTACTATAGTTGGTTCTTTAATTGGACCACCACTTGCAAAACAGCTTATACAAAAATATAATCTTAAATCTTCTGATATAGCTGAAGATAATAAAAATGATAATGATGAAATACATGAACTTGATGAAGAAAGATTTGCAAAAGCATTTTTCATTTTATTATTATCAATGAGTATAGGAACTATATTAAACTATTGGTTAAAAAAAATTGGCTTAAAAATGCCTGTATATATTGGCCCAATGTTTATAGCTGCAATAATAAGAAATTTATCAGACATACTATACAAAGAAATACCTATGAAAGAAATTCAAATACTTGAAAGTATTTCTCTAAACTTATTCTTATCTGTAGCATTAATTTCACTTAAATTATGGCAGTTATTTGATTTAGCTGGTCCATTAGCTATATTATTATTAGCTCAAGTAATTACAGCATACTTATTTGTAAGATTTATTACATTTAATATTATGGGTTCAAATTTTGATGCAGCAATAATATCTGCAGGTCATTTAGGATTTGGTATGGGTGCAACACCTAATGCATTAGCAAATATGAAATCAGTAAATGATGAGTTTGGTTATTCAAAACTTGCATTTCTAGTCGTTCCTATTGTAGGATCACTATTTATAGATTTCTTCAACATTAGTATAATAACAATGTTTATACATTATTTTAGTTAA
- the rplU gene encoding 50S ribosomal protein L21, with translation MFAVIKTGGKQYKVEVGSLLKVEKLAVEVGTEVSFEEVLMVGDKVGSPLVEGAKVVAEVKEHGKGKKVINFKYNKKTYYRKQGHRQQYTLIEVKDIKG, from the coding sequence ATGTTTGCAGTAATTAAAACTGGAGGAAAACAATACAAAGTTGAAGTAGGTTCATTATTAAAAGTTGAAAAATTAGCCGTAGAAGTTGGAACTGAAGTTTCATTTGAAGAAGTATTAATGGTAGGAGATAAAGTTGGATCACCATTAGTAGAAGGAGCTAAAGTAGTAGCTGAAGTTAAAGAGCACGGTAAAGGTAAAAAAGTTATCAACTTTAAATACAATAAAAAAACATACTACAGAAAACAAGGTCATAGACAACAATATACTTTAATAGAAGTAAAAGATATTAAAGGATAA
- a CDS encoding ribosomal-processing cysteine protease Prp, giving the protein MTNIEFSEKEDKIVSFLIKGHTEAYNYGEDIVCASISATSIMTLNGLIEVLKIKKLNYEMKDGYIFCDLRNVSEEDLNNAQSLLKSLSIMLKTISEDYPKNVQFRARRYGK; this is encoded by the coding sequence ATGACAAATATTGAATTTTCTGAAAAAGAAGATAAAATTGTATCCTTTTTGATAAAAGGACATACAGAAGCATATAATTATGGTGAAGACATAGTATGTGCATCAATTTCTGCCACATCTATTATGACTTTAAATGGACTAATAGAGGTGTTGAAAATAAAGAAATTGAATTATGAAATGAAGGATGGATATATCTTTTGTGATTTAAGAAATGTTAGTGAGGAAGATTTAAATAATGCACAGTCTTTATTAAAGTCTTTATCAATAATGCTTAAAACAATTTCTGAAGATTATCCCAAAAATGTACAATTTAGAGCTAGGAGGTATGGAAAATGA
- the rpmA gene encoding 50S ribosomal protein L27, which translates to MILKLNLQLFASKKGQGSTKNGRDSNPKYLGVKRYDGEAVKAGNIIVRQRGTKFHPGNNMGLGKDYTLFALIEGYVKFETFKGKKRVSVYPEKIVK; encoded by the coding sequence ATGATATTAAAGTTGAATTTACAATTATTCGCCTCAAAAAAAGGACAAGGGTCTACTAAAAATGGTAGAGATTCTAATCCTAAATACTTAGGAGTAAAAAGATATGATGGTGAAGCTGTAAAAGCAGGAAATATAATTGTTAGACAAAGAGGAACTAAATTCCACCCAGGTAACAACATGGGACTTGGAAAAGATTACACTTTATTTGCATTAATTGAAGGTTACGTTAAATTTGAAACTTTCAAAGGTAAAAAAAGAGTAAGTGTTTACCCAGAAAAAATAGTTAAATAA
- the nth gene encoding endonuclease III → MTKKERISKVLEILREKFKEPKIALDYSNEYQLMVAVILSAQCTDKRVNIVTKEFFKILKKPEDMQKLSLEEVEKYIKSTGFYKNKALNLKANADMLIEKYGGVLPRSMDELIKLPGVGRKTANVLLGDLWGIRAGIVVDTHVRRLSNLIGFVDNDNVEIIEKELMKIVPKKSWYEYSHFLILHGRDKCIARRPKCSECEINNYCKFNEKNRKKV, encoded by the coding sequence ATGACTAAAAAAGAAAGAATAAGTAAGGTATTAGAAATACTAAGAGAAAAATTTAAAGAACCTAAGATAGCTTTAGATTATTCTAATGAATACCAATTAATGGTTGCAGTAATTTTATCTGCACAATGTACTGATAAGAGAGTTAATATTGTAACTAAGGAATTTTTTAAAATTTTGAAAAAACCAGAAGATATGCAAAAATTATCTTTAGAAGAGGTTGAAAAATATATCAAATCTACAGGTTTTTATAAAAATAAAGCATTAAATTTAAAAGCTAATGCAGATATGCTTATAGAGAAATATGGTGGTGTTTTACCAAGAAGTATGGATGAATTAATTAAACTTCCAGGTGTTGGTAGAAAAACTGCTAACGTACTTTTAGGCGATTTATGGGGTATTAGAGCCGGAATAGTTGTTGATACTCATGTTAGAAGGCTTTCAAATTTAATTGGTTTTGTTGATAATGATAATGTAGAAATCATAGAAAAGGAACTTATGAAAATAGTTCCAAAAAAATCATGGTATGAATATTCTCATTTCTTAATATTACATGGTAGAGATAAATGTATTGCAAGAAGACCTAAATGTAGTGAGTGTGAAATAAATAATTATTGTAAATTTAATGAAAAAAATAGAAAAAAGGTATAG
- a CDS encoding D-alanyl-D-alanine carboxypeptidase family protein has protein sequence MKKILIIICFLSLNLFGLELKEKERLPIIYTSFLDGTEIMNVNSEIEFPIASLTKVMNVLVAKDQISRGNFSLNDKVLFDRYTSFVSGGAISVWPGDNSYTLEDLMKIQIIFSSNNAAYATAKHVGKGDINKFIDLMNEKAQEIGMKNTKFSSPAGLPPRLNKGFGMDISTAKDLYTLTKYVIENTDILDYSNRSSISFTKSRDPQRIYHSRISMLGKYGILGLKTGFHEESGFNIILVSKMGDSTIISISLNSETEKQREKLQKEILSKLMEKLEKIVDKENAYYLFDVKGYKNKTIEGYIKEDVNIVNLGQDISYNIKLNEISGNINKDDEIGLLEVIVNDKLITTRPIYAKEDNNKLNWFGKFIRFISFGFY, from the coding sequence ATGAAAAAAATATTAATTATTATTTGTTTTTTAAGTTTAAATTTATTTGGTCTTGAACTTAAAGAAAAAGAAAGATTACCAATAATTTATACATCTTTTTTAGATGGTACTGAAATTATGAATGTAAATTCTGAAATTGAATTTCCAATAGCATCTTTAACTAAAGTTATGAATGTATTAGTGGCAAAAGATCAAATTTCTAGAGGTAATTTTTCTTTAAATGACAAGGTATTATTTGATAGGTATACATCTTTTGTAAGTGGGGGTGCAATTTCAGTATGGCCAGGTGATAATAGCTATACTTTAGAAGATTTAATGAAAATTCAAATAATTTTCTCTTCTAATAATGCAGCATACGCTACAGCAAAGCATGTAGGTAAAGGTGATATTAATAAATTTATTGATTTGATGAATGAAAAAGCACAGGAAATTGGTATGAAAAATACTAAATTTTCATCACCTGCTGGGTTACCACCAAGACTTAATAAGGGATTTGGCATGGATATTTCTACAGCAAAAGATTTATACACATTAACAAAATATGTAATTGAAAATACAGATATATTAGATTATAGTAATAGAAGTAGTATTAGTTTTACAAAAAGTAGAGATCCTCAAAGAATATATCATAGTAGAATAAGTATGTTAGGTAAATATGGTATACTAGGTTTAAAAACAGGTTTTCATGAAGAATCAGGGTTTAATATTATATTAGTTTCTAAAATGGGAGATAGTACTATTATATCAATTTCTCTTAATTCTGAAACTGAAAAACAAAGAGAAAAATTGCAAAAAGAAATTTTATCTAAATTAATGGAAAAATTAGAAAAAATTGTAGATAAAGAAAATGCTTATTATTTATTTGATGTTAAGGGGTATAAAAATAAAACTATAGAGGGATATATTAAGGAAGATGTTAATATAGTTAATCTTGGACAAGATATTTCATATAATATAAAACTAAATGAAATTAGTGGTAATATTAATAAAGATGATGAGATTGGGTTATTAGAGGTAATAGTTAATGATAAGTTAATTACAACTAGACCTATATATGCAAAAGAGGATAATAATAAATTAAATTGGTTTGGTAAATTTATTAGATTTATTAGTTTTGGTTTCTATTAA
- the rapZ gene encoding RNase adapter RapZ, whose protein sequence is MDNNILILGLSGSGKTTALKYLEDNGYYVSLNYPINHVLEIEDNSKKAISISIKSDDEIDVLEKIIISKKFIVIFLDASNEELVKRYELLRRTHPFLNDVDLNKAINAERDFLLPLKKYDINIIDTTRLKHKMLFEIIENTIFLKKKILISSFGYKFGIPQDANYVFDVRFLDNPYYLEELRDKTGNDESVYNYVMSFEDSNKLYDKINDFFEFVLPIYFKNTKNSIHIAIGCTGGRHRSVTLVNKLHDVLKYKYDVFKIHREIDND, encoded by the coding sequence ATGGATAATAATATATTAATTCTTGGTCTTAGTGGATCAGGTAAGACAACTGCATTGAAATATTTAGAAGATAATGGATATTATGTTAGTTTAAATTATCCAATTAATCATGTACTTGAAATTGAAGATAATTCTAAAAAGGCTATAAGCATTTCTATAAAAAGTGATGATGAAATTGATGTTTTAGAGAAAATAATTATATCAAAAAAATTTATAGTTATATTTTTAGATGCAAGTAATGAAGAACTAGTTAAAAGATATGAGCTTTTAAGAAGAACACATCCATTTTTAAATGATGTAGACTTAAATAAAGCAATTAATGCTGAAAGAGACTTTTTATTACCACTAAAAAAATATGACATTAATATTATAGACACTACTAGACTTAAACATAAAATGTTATTTGAAATAATAGAAAATACTATTTTTTTAAAGAAGAAAATATTGATTTCTTCTTTTGGGTATAAGTTCGGAATACCTCAAGATGCTAACTATGTTTTTGATGTTAGGTTTTTAGATAATCCATATTATTTAGAGGAATTAAGAGATAAAACTGGGAATGATGAAAGTGTATATAATTATGTTATGTCATTTGAAGATAGTAATAAGTTATATGATAAGATAAATGATTTTTTTGAATTCGTATTACCTATTTATTTTAAAAATACTAAAAATAGTATACATATAGCTATAGGATGTACAGGTGGTAGACATAGATCTGTAACCTTAGTAAATAAGTTGCATGATGTTTTAAAATATAAATATGATGTATTTAAAATACATAGGGAGATTGACAATGATTGA